A single genomic interval of uncultured Sphaerochaeta sp. harbors:
- a CDS encoding cupin domain-containing protein — MNIQTLIEQLGLEPLPGEGGFFKRVHSFMEQDRLLGSVIYYLVTEESYSSLHYLSTDEVWFLLEGDSLEQLVLNSDGSHEIRLLGPASEGSQPLSIVRGGCWQGTKLRGSQGWALCATTMCPSFEQSVYRQGTAELEGEYPQCPDIRRFLAKEE; from the coding sequence ATGAACATCCAGACACTGATAGAGCAATTGGGTCTGGAACCTCTTCCAGGGGAAGGTGGATTCTTTAAACGGGTTCACTCTTTCATGGAGCAGGACCGCTTGCTTGGCAGTGTCATCTACTATCTGGTCACCGAAGAGAGTTACTCCTCTCTCCACTATCTCTCTACTGATGAGGTATGGTTTCTTCTTGAGGGTGATTCCTTGGAGCAGCTGGTACTCAATAGTGATGGTAGTCATGAAATACGTCTGTTGGGACCGGCTAGTGAGGGGAGCCAGCCTCTCTCCATAGTGCGGGGAGGGTGTTGGCAGGGAACCAAACTCCGAGGAAGCCAAGGTTGGGCTTTATGTGCAACTACCATGTGCCCTTCCTTCGAGCAGAGTGTTTACAGGCAAGGTACTGCAGAACTGGAGGGTGAGTATCCACAGTGTCCTGATATAAGAAGATTCTTAGCGAAGGAGGAGTGA